CCCCTTTTTAAGGAATTATACAATAATTCGGTTGGTTTTTCATAATTTCATGGAACAGTCTAAATAACTGAAAGAGGGGGTATATTCATGGAGGAAAAGGTGAGGCAAATTATAGCGGAACAGTTGGGACTTGATGTATCGGAGGTAACTCCTGAAAAAAGTCTCACGGAGGACCTTGGTGCCGATTCGTTGGATCTAGTCGATCTTGTGATGGCGTTTGAAGACGAGTTCGGGGTAAAGATAGGCGATCAGGATCTTTCGAAAATCAAGACGGTTGCCGACGTTATTAACACACTCAAAGAACGTGTCTAAAGGTTCAAAAAGGCTGG
This region of Fervidobacterium thailandense genomic DNA includes:
- the acpP gene encoding acyl carrier protein, with translation MTERGGIFMEEKVRQIIAEQLGLDVSEVTPEKSLTEDLGADSLDLVDLVMAFEDEFGVKIGDQDLSKIKTVADVINTLKERV